The genomic interval TTAGACTATCAACAGAAAGATTTAAAGCAAACATAGCAAACACATTAGAAGTATTAGAATCAGAAAATAACTACCAATCAGCACAGCTGACTTATCTAAACACGCTTTATAGCTACAATTTAAAAATTTTTGATTTGATGAATCTTAATGGTGAGTGAGTTTTATTTTGGTTTTAGTAAATCAAAGTAAAAAATATGTCGAGTAAGAAATTGAGAGTGTTCCCCAAAAACCAATTTTTAATTTTCTCAAACTGGTATAAGAGTGTTCTAAAATTCTCGTAAGCTTACCCTTCCATGTCATCTTGGGGCTGTAAGCCAAAGGATCTCCTCTTTTGATCTTTTGACTTGAAAAGAACACTTTGTCCAATAATAGAAAATTGTAGAATAGCCTATTTTTTCTGCATATGTTTTATTGCTTTTCTTTAATTAATTATACACTACGCTATTTAAAACTTTCATAGTCAACATCGGTATCCAAGCAAATTGTACACCAATAACAAGGTTTAATAAAACTCTAAGGTAAATGTATGGATTGAAAGTTTGAGAGTCAAAATGTTGCTATATAAATAAAGATTAAGAAATAATATTGGCGAAAAATAAATTTAAAATTCCAGCAAATATAAATCTTATAGTAAGCGGTTTAATGGTTTTAAAAGTTGTAAAAATTTGTAATAAGAAAATCAAAATTCCAAATAAAATTAGAATTCCGCTCATTTTAATCTGATTTAATACAAAACTGACAGTTGAAAAAATTAAAAGGGTTAAAACAATATAAGAAAGTTTTTCATATTTAAGCTTAACATTTTGAGAGTTTGGAAATATTTGATATAGTCCACCTAATATAATTGAAAGAATAAAACCAAATACAGAAATAATGGCAGTGTTTAAAAGATTCTCTTGATATTTGTAATACAAAGATAAAAATAAATTTAAAAATCCTAATATAAAGAAGTAAGTTGATATCTTTGATATGTAAAACATTACAAGCTAATCTTTTTAGTTGGAATAGGTGTAATTATAGCTTGTACAACTAAATTTTCTAATGCTTCAAATCCATGAGGTTCATTAGGCTCGTAAAGTATGGTCTCTCCTGGACTTAAATCTCTGTATTTTTCTTTACTTCCAATAAAAAACCTTCCATTACCTTCTAAAACAGTTAAAATAACATCAGATGGTGATTGATGTAACTTTATAATCTGACCTTTCTTTAAAAAGAATAGTAAAATTCTTGCATTTTGAGTATCTACTACTTTTTCTATGACAACCTTTTCATCAGAAAATTTGGTATTAAAATTATGTTTGTAGATTATCAAACTCACGTCATCTCCTTTACAGCCATTCTTTTTCTTCTTTTAAATCTATTTCTTCCATGATATATTTTCCATCTTTTTCTTTGATTCTTTTTATATCTGGAAAAAAGAAATTCTCTTCCTCCAGAAAATGGTCGTAAATCATTCTTATCAACTTTTTGGCATACGTCTTTAAGATGTCTTCCTTAGATTTTCCAAGGTTAACATCTTTAATAGCTTGTTTTAGATAATCTGCTTCCTCTCTAATAGTTGAATGTGCAAAAGAAAATGATTCTGCATCATAATTTGGATAAATTTTTAAGACTTTCGGCAAGAATATCTCATCTTCTTTAATCGCATGATTTTCAACTTCTGTTAATACAAAATTGAGTAAATTTTCTGCGTCTAAAACTGTAAAATTATCTAACTTCTTTTCAAATTCTCTTAAAACTTTATTAATTGCTTTATGTTCATCAATTAGTTCTTCTATTTCTTTTTCAAACATTATCAAGCCTTTGATGTTAATTTAGGATAAATATATCTTAAATTCTGAAATTAACTCTATGATCAATATCATTAATTAATGTTTATCCGGTGAGAATTTCTAAAAATGATTAGATTTTTCGCTGACTGTAAAACTTAATAATCGTTATTTGTTTGTTATGGTGTAAGAGTGCTCCAAAATTTTCGTAAGCTTACTTTTACGTCATCCTGAGGACGTAAGTCCGAAGGATCTCCTCTTTTGATTTTTTGATTTGAAAAGAAAAGTAGGAAATTCTTCGCACGGTTGCAGAATGACGACATGGATTTGATGCGGATTTTTACAAGCAGACTCAATTTCAACTTTAAAAATCAAATGGTAATGTAAATGTAATTTCTCCAGACCTTGCGTTGTTTTCAAAGAATTTAATTACAAAAGAACTTCTTTCCGTGAATCTATATCCACCTTCATACCAACCAAAAGTATTCAAAGTGTTTCCAACAGGTCTTGATAAGCCTATATATATTTTTCTTGTAAGATATTTTTGCACATAAACGTTAAACGTAATACCCTGTGTAGGGTTGTAAGATGGAATAACATTTACATTGAACCCTGTTCCAAACAGTCCTGATTCTTCACTTTCTTCTTTAAACGGTGATAAAATTTTTGCAACACCACCAAGAATATTAAATAAACCGCTTGATGCTAACTGTTCTGGTGTTTGTTTTATTAATAGCAAAGTAAGTATTTCATCTTTTGACTTTGGTGGGGTTGAGAAGAAATCATATTTTATATTTTCATCCGGTCCTGACAGATTTACATAAATATAAGTTCCGGATACTTGCGTTGATAATCTTCCGTTTACATATGCTTTATTATTTATTATTTTTAAATCAATGTAATCAACGTTGTATTTGACTTTTAAAAAGTCAACCTTTCCATAATTGATTCTTATATTTCCATTTATGATAGGATTATATGCCGTTCCTGTGATATCTAATTTACCTTCTGCGTAAACTTTTCCCCAGCTTCCTTCAACAAAGATAGGAGAAAAAGTATTGATTTTTACGTTTAAATTTATATTTTTCAAAAATTCAGGTTTTTCTTCTTTTGATTCTTTCGTAAAGAATTCAGGCTCAATTTTTATCTTTCCTGTTGTTTGATTTAAGCTGTTTATAAGAATTTTATCTTTTTCAATTTTTACATCTGTATTTGTATTTAAAACACCGTTAAACATGTTTTGATATTTAACCGGTAGAACCTGAGAAGTTATCTTAATAGCCCCAACCTTAGTGTCAGGATTTATATTCCCATTTAATTGGATATAACTATCTCCAAAAGATGACCTTGTATCTCCCTTTATATCAATATATAACAAATCTTTCATTTTGATACTAAACTTATCTATACTCACGATATTTGATATGTAAGGAGTTTTTAGGGTCATATTATTACCAATTAGATTTAATTCGCTATCTTCTAAAATCTTATCAATCTTTCCATTGTACCCATAAACAAAACTAACCTTACCGTCTAAAATAACGTACTTTAAAAACTGAGAGATATATCTTTTATCAAGTTCACCTTTTACTGAAATATCTAACATTTCATTGTCAAGATTATAAATGAGCTTGTTTATATAGCCTTTTGCGATGCCTTCAAAGTATAGGTTCGAAAACTGAATACTTTTATCTTTAACAATTCCTTTTAATTCCTTTAGCTTTATTAAAGGAAGTTCATTTTCCTTTATTTCAAAATCTTTTATTTCTATTATTCCACTACTTTTTGAAAAATCATCCTTATTAAAGTTTATGATTAATATTCCATCACCAGTATTTAGTTTAATTCTTTTATTTATTTCATAATTTAATCCATCAATATTTGCAACTAATTTGTCTTTGTCTCCACTTATTTTTGGATTTATGACTGTTTCTTTACCATCTTTTAAAATGGATATTTTTAAGCTACCGTCATATTTATCTAATCCGCCAGAAATTCTTCCGCTGAAGCTTAGTTTACCATTTGGAATATTTAGACTTGAAGACAGATTTCCATTTATCTTATTTTCTGAAATTGAATATAATCCATCTGCTAAAAGGCTAAGGTTTTTGAATTTTTCATTTAGATTACTTGAATTTATTTTCAGTGAATAATTCAACCTATCATTTAGAAGTTTTAGGTCTAAATTTAAATCGTCTATAAAGTAATCTTTAAAATTAAACTTATTTGCCACAGCTGTTATTTTTAAATCTTTTAATTTTTCCGTTATTATTCCGGAAAGTTTAATGTTTAAAGGTATATTAAATTCCTTTTCTTGAGCTTTTATGTCTTCTAAGTCTAATTTTACATTCCACTGCTTATTTTCAATAGATATATCAATATTTCCTGAAGATTTATACACATTAAATCTATTTAAAATTTCAACATGCTTTTTCAAGAATGGATATACGGGAGATAGGTCAAAATCTTTAAGCACAAGATTTATATCTGTTTTATTCTTATTCAAATCGGCATTTACAACATAGTTAAGATTGCTTTGATAATTTCCATTTACAGTTAGATTTTTATCTTTGAATTTTAATGAATAATTAATATTGTTTAGATTAATCTCTTCATAGCTAAAAGATTTAGCCAATCCATTTAGATTTATTTCAAAAGATTTTAAATTTCCGGAAATTACACCGTTACCATTAACTATTCCTTTGATCGGGATATCTTTTAAAAACATTAGATTTTCAAGAATCGCATTATCAAATGATAAACCAACTTTAAAGTTTGGATTTTCTAAGTTAAACTGATTTACACTTCCGCTAAAATCTAATTTTGAAGTCTTTGAAAAGGAGTTTCCAGAAAATGACATACTATAATTTTTTAAGTCTACATTACCACTGCCGCTTAAAGATTCATATTTAAAGCCTAAAAATGTTGGATTGTTTGATTTTATTTCAAATTTTAAGATTTTAGAGTCTAACGGATAATCAATCTTTAAACTCGCCGAGCCGTCAATAGAGCTAAGAATTTCATCTTTATGTTTTAACAGAGATAAAACATTTTTAATTGATGAAGTATTTAAGTCTAAAATTAGTCTTTTTTCGTTAAAGTCAATGCTTCCATTTGCAAAATTTGAGCTTAATTTCCCAGTAATTTTTTGAGATTTATCATAATCGAATTTTAAATCTAAATTCAACTCTCCAAGTGATATATTATCAGCAATCAGATTATTAATACTGCTTTTTAACTTACCTTTTAAGAAAGTTTTTTTGTCTTTTTCAATTAATTCTAACTCTCCATCAAACTTTTGATTAGTAACGCTTATATTTTCGCGTAATATCTTTGCAACATTTCCATTAAAAGAGATTTTTACATCTTTCTTTTTTTCTATGTTTAAATCAACATTAAGATTCGAAAGATTAAAACTCTCATAAACAAGATTTGATGCTTTAAGATTTACATCTATTTTAAAAGTTTTGTCATCGTTTAAAATTAACTGTTTTATTAATAAGTTTGGATTTTCCGGTTTAAAGTAAGATGTTGTAATAGATATATTTTTTGTAATTAGTTTATTTGGATACACAGTCAAAGCCGGATTATTTGATTGATTTTTTATGATGAAATTATAAGTTTTTCCTGACTTTAAATAATCTATAGAAACATCATTTTTAACATAAATATCATTATCAATATTGTACAAGCTTAAATTCTTTATGTTTAAATCTGCATTTTCTTCTATGTTCTTGACTAAAAATTCACCATTCTTTATGTTTGCTGAAACATAATTGGTAATTAGGTAAGTGTAAAAAATTCCATCAATCTTTTTAGATGGAGGAGCTTTTAAATCATTTATATATGTACCTTTTAGATTTCCAATGTCAAGGTCTAAGATAGGTTCTGTGTTAAATAAACTTTTTAGATTAAATGCCCCGCTGACTTTTTCTAAGTTAACGTCAAATTCTTTTTTATCTGTTATTTTTATATAGCTACAATAAAATTGATTTTTCGATAAATTACAATCATCTTCTATAAAAATCCCAAACTGATTAAGGATTAATCTATAGTTAGAAATCACATATAAAAAAATTAAGAATATGATTGATAAAAAAATAAATACTGATGCAAGATTAAGAAATACTTTTATAGCGAATTTTACATATTTGTTATCTTTTATGATTTTTATCACTTTTTTCATCATTATTTTTAAAAAAGCATTATAATAAATAGTATCATAAATTTTAGAGGTATTTAAAATGAGTGTTGCAAGTGAAGCTTATCATCTATTAAGCAAAGCCATTTATCATTATGAAAATGAAAATTTTGAGATGGCAATTACTCTGTTAGATGAAGCTATTTTGTTAGACCCAGAAATTCCGGAGGTTCATTATTGGAGGGGTAAAGTTGCAACCCATGACCTAAATCAAGAAAGTTTAGAAGTCGCAATCGTTGAACTATCAGAAGCAATTAGATTAAAGCCAGATTATGCAGATGCATATTTTGAAAGAGGCAAAGTTTATATACAAAAAGGAGAGTTTGAAGAAGCTAAAAAAGATTTAGAAAAAGCAATCCAATTAAATCCAAAACTAAAAGAAGCTTATTCTCTTCTTGCACAGATAGAGCTTGTATCCGGCAATGATGAGAAAGCAATGAAATATCTCGAAAAAGTTTCTCACCAAGAAGGAGATGATAGATACTATTACTCTCTTGGTAAAATCTTTTATAACGCCGGTAAATATCAGTCAGCTATTGAGCAATTTAATAAGACAATAGAAAAAAATAAGTATTTTGTAGATGCTTATGTTTATAAAGCACATGCCTTGGCAAATCTTGGAAATTATCAAGAAGCAATAGAGAATTTGAAAAAGGCAATAATTTTAGTTCCGGAAGAGATTAGTTATTTCATCGATATGGCAAAATACTACTTTGAGATAGGAAAGCAAAAAGCTAAGGAAGGCAATAATATTGAAGCAGCAGAGAATTTTATAAAAGGTCTACAGATTGATTACAATCTCAAAATAGAAAAACAGTACATTCCGGTTATCATGAAAGCTGTTAAAGAACTTTTAGAAAATAAAAATTATAAAGAAGCTTTAGAGTTGATAGACCAATTAGAACTTATCGTAAAAGAGCCAGAGTATGCAGAATTTAAAGAAGAGTTTAATAAATTAAAGAAAGAAGTGATGAAATCTTTACCGTTGAAAGATAAAATCATAAAGTTTGTAATGGATATATACACTAAGTAAGTAAGAAAACAAGATATGAGATGTGAGAGGATGTTCAAAAAATCCACACTCTCATTCTGAACGGAGCGAAGAATCTCATGATTTTTATTAAATTTCTCACCCGACGTGTATCCTAAGTTAATATATAGTTATACTTTACTCCGGTGAAAAAATTTTCAAATCAAATAACGAAAGGAGAATAAAAATGGCTATTCAAACACCTTACGTAGCGGTAGATGGAATAATTAAAGTTTTTGATGAGAGTGAAAATTTTAAAGGAATTGTATTAATCGAAAGAAAAAATCCACCCCATGGCTTAGCCTTACCGGGTGGTTTTGTTGACATTGGCGAAAGCGTTGAAAATGCTTTAATCAGAGAGATGAAAGAAGAGACGAATCTTGATGTGCAAATTGTTAGACTTTTTAGTGTCTATTCAGACCCAAAAAGAGACCCAAGATTTCATACTGTATCTGTAGTTTTTGTCTGCAAAGCTTACGGCACTCCAGCCGGCAAAGATGATGCAAAAGAAGCTAAGATTTTTAAATTAGAAGAAATACCATTTGATAAATTAGTCTTTGACCACGAAAAGATTTTAAGAGATTTTATAAATTCGTTGTGATGGCTATAGATTTAAGAATGTATACGGTTGTAATGAGGATGTTCCAAATTCTAATTAGGTCTAAAAATTAATCAACCTTTTGATCGTCATTCTGAGTGTAAGCGAAGAATCTCATATTTTTCTTGCCTATTTTTTTCTCATTTTTTAAAAGAGTAAATCCTTCCGACTAAGTTTTTAGATGGACGAGAAAAGAGAAACTTTCAAAAATTTTTTACAGTATTCTCATAGTTATGGTTGACGGATTAAAGTTTATGAAATCTTCTTGCTTAATTAAAAAAGGCCGGGGTGGGAATCGAACCCACGCATAAGGGATTTGCAGTCCCCTGCCTTACCACTTGGCTACCCGGCCATCAAAAGATAGATAAATATTATATCACATTCTAAAAAATCTATCTATCTGTTATACTGCCATCCTGTTCGAAGTTTACATTTCCATCACCATTAGTATCTTTACTTTTAGCCCACGAATAATCCGTATAACCTAATTGACTACCTGTACATCTTCCACTTGATGAAGCATAGAGATACAACCTTCCTGTATCCGTTGATTGTATACATTGTGCAACAACTTGATCGTTTATTGCTTTACACGTACCATCTGTTAGTTTAAAATCTTTTTTAGCACCTGTATTATTATAAACACAGACTTGGTCGCTACCACTTCCACTACCCCCACCTCCTCCTCCACCTCCACCACCGCTTCCGCTTCCACTGCCACTACCGCTGCTTCCACTTCCACCACTTGCTAACTCAGGATTTATTACAAGTGTTAAAGTCTTACTATCTGAATCTCCGTTGCTATCTGTTACGATTACACTGACAGGAAAGCTGCCTGATTGGGTTGGAGTTCCATTTATACACTTTCCTTCATCGTTTGTCGGACAGCTTTCGCAGTTTGTATCATAATGTAGTTCGGGTGGTAGTCCGCTTACTGTATAGGTATAAGGAGTTTTTCCTCCGGATGCTGTTACTACAGCACAATAACTTTGATTAACTTGTCCATATGGTAAAGACTCTGTCGTAATTCTCGGCTTATTTGGCTGGATTGTAATGGAAAATCTCTTAGTCGCGATTTTATTATCGCTGTCCGTAGCCTGAATAGTAAAGCTATAAGTACCTGCCTGCGTTGGAGTGCCAGAGATAGTGCCATCACTGTTTAATGTCAAACCTGGTGGCAAACTGCCACTTCCTGATACTAAACTAAATGTATAAGGTTTAACTCCGTTGGTAGCTTCTATTTGAACGGTTGGATAAGCTTGATGCATTACACCATCCGGCAGGGAGGTCGTTGTAATGGTAAAACTGCTACAAATTTGTTGCCTTAAATCATCTATCGTTATATATCTAACTATGTCATCGTATGGCAATGATGCTCCAGGTGTATTGTCAAGGCAGTTTACATTATTTTCCGGTCTTTCTATCGTAAAATTCGTTCCGCTCGTATCTCCTGTTTGATTACATTTATTGTCTCCTCTTGAAAATACAATAAAAGCGACTCTAGTATTAACACGTCCGCTTACTCTATCATCAACAGTAAGAAGATGATCTACAGCTTCATTACAAATATCCGTTGTAGTTGCAGATCTATATAAAAGATTGTTTGTTCCAAAGTCGAGCACATCTATGTTTAAGTCATTTAGGTTATTTGGAAATCTCTTGTTTACTGACACAAAACTTAATATATTCTCATAAACAACATCCACTTTATTCTTAAGCTTTTCAGTTTGCTGTTTTTTTATAAGTATATTAAATAAAGTTATTCCTCCGCTTAGTAAAACACCAATTATAACCAATATTATTGCTACTTCCAAAAGAGAAAAACCTTTATTTTGCTTCATGGCAAATCCCTCCATTGCGGTAAACACGCCTAATATAATTAACGTTTCTTCTAATTAATATAGACACTTTGAACGAAAAATTCAATAAAAATAAGAAATTTTTGTCAGCTGTAGAATAAGGTTATTCTAAAATTTTCTTAAACTTACCTTTCTGTTTCATCCTGAGGCTGTAAACCGAAGGATCTTCTTTTTGATTTTTTGACTTGAAAAAAACATGAGATTATTCTTCGCCGGCTGCAGAATGACGATATGGATTTTTGAAACAGTCTCAAGCTTCAACTCTCACGTTATTGGCTTTTTCCAACAACAGAAATTAAATTATAAATAGGACCCATTAATCCCAAAATAATTATTAGCATGAATATACCAACAAAAGAAATAAGCAGCGGCTCTATCATTTTTGCAATATTTTGAGAGATATAGTCAACCTTTTCGTAGTAATAATTTGATATATAGCTTAATTGTTCCTCAAGCTGTCCTGTATTTTCACCAACATTTAACATCCTGATTATCATGGGAGAATAAAGATTTTGTTTTCTAAAAGCTTCAGAAAGACTCTCACCACCTATAATAAGACCTCTGGCATTTATGACACCTCTTTTGAATACCTCATTTCCAAGAGAATTCCCTAAAACTTCTAATATTCTCGAAAGATTTACTCCGGCTTTTACCATCAGCATCATGTATTCGGAAATAAATGCATAATTAAAATATGTTAAAATAATTCCAATTACGGGAAGTTTTAATAATATTCTATCTGTATGAAACTTTATTTCCCTATTATTTTTTCGCAAAATTTTAAGAACTGCAAAAAATAAAACAATAAAGATTATAATGAATACGATATACTTCCGCGTAAATTCAGACATCCATATTAAAATTCTTGTGGTAATAGGAAGGTCGATGTTAAAATTTTGAAAAGCTTCTAACATTTTTGGTAAAACATACACCATCCAAAAAATCATAGAACCTAAAACCGCAACAAACGTAAAAGATGGATATATTAATGCTTGCTTTGTTTTTGCTTTTATATCTTCGATTCTTTTTAGATAAACAGCAGCATCTTTTAAAACTTTTTCTAATCCTCCGGTTTCTTCTCCAACTTTTACCAAAGTTAAAATAACATCGCCAAATACATTTTTATATTTACTAAAACCTTCATACAGACTACCGCCAGATGTGATTATTTTGTATATATCTTCCAATATAAATTTTAGATGTTTATTTTGCATTTCCTTAGAAAGGTCATTAATTGCTACGCTTACAGGGACACCGGCTTTTATCATCAAATGTAAATTTTCAAATAACTCAACAATTTCAACCGCTTTAATTTTTTTTCTTTTAAATGGATTTATTTTTTTTAACTTAACTATGAAATCAGACGCCGGCTTATAATCAACAAGGAATAATCCGTCCCTTTGTAGTAAATCTTTTATATCTATCTCGTTTTCTACTTCTATGACTTTTTTTATTACATTACCTTCTCTATCTACTGCTTCAATGTTGTAGTAAGGCATTATCCAACTACCCTATTTATCTCTTCGATCGTCGTTATACGTTTTAAAATTTTAATCAAACCGATTTCTTTTATTGGAATCATGCCTTTTTCTATAGCTAATTTCTTTATGTAATTTATGTTTTTAGATTCAGCTATAGCTGAAGATATTTCTTCATCTATTTCCAGAATTTCGGCTAAAATTGTCCTGCCTAAGTATCCTGTATTA from Sulfurihydrogenibium sp. carries:
- a CDS encoding tetratricopeptide repeat protein; translated protein: MSVASEAYHLLSKAIYHYENENFEMAITLLDEAILLDPEIPEVHYWRGKVATHDLNQESLEVAIVELSEAIRLKPDYADAYFERGKVYIQKGEFEEAKKDLEKAIQLNPKLKEAYSLLAQIELVSGNDEKAMKYLEKVSHQEGDDRYYYSLGKIFYNAGKYQSAIEQFNKTIEKNKYFVDAYVYKAHALANLGNYQEAIENLKKAIILVPEEISYFIDMAKYYFEIGKQKAKEGNNIEAAENFIKGLQIDYNLKIEKQYIPVIMKAVKELLENKNYKEALELIDQLELIVKEPEYAEFKEEFNKLKKEVMKSLPLKDKIIKFVMDIYTK
- a CDS encoding NUDIX hydrolase; translated protein: MAIQTPYVAVDGIIKVFDESENFKGIVLIERKNPPHGLALPGGFVDIGESVENALIREMKEETNLDVQIVRLFSVYSDPKRDPRFHTVSVVFVCKAYGTPAGKDDAKEAKIFKLEEIPFDKLVFDHEKILRDFINSL
- a CDS encoding translocation/assembly module TamB domain-containing protein translates to MIKIIKDNKYVKFAIKVFLNLASVFIFLSIIFLIFLYVISNYRLILNQFGIFIEDDCNLSKNQFYCSYIKITDKKEFDVNLEKVSGAFNLKSLFNTEPILDLDIGNLKGTYINDLKAPPSKKIDGIFYTYLITNYVSANIKNGEFLVKNIEENADLNIKNLSLYNIDNDIYVKNDVSIDYLKSGKTYNFIIKNQSNNPALTVYPNKLITKNISITTSYFKPENPNLLIKQLILNDDKTFKIDVNLKASNLVYESFNLSNLNVDLNIEKKKDVKISFNGNVAKILRENISVTNQKFDGELELIEKDKKTFLKGKLKSSINNLIADNISLGELNLDLKFDYDKSQKITGKLSSNFANGSIDFNEKRLILDLNTSSIKNVLSLLKHKDEILSSIDGSASLKIDYPLDSKILKFEIKSNNPTFLGFKYESLSGSGNVDLKNYSMSFSGNSFSKTSKLDFSGSVNQFNLENPNFKVGLSFDNAILENLMFLKDIPIKGIVNGNGVISGNLKSFEINLNGLAKSFSYEEINLNNINYSLKFKDKNLTVNGNYQSNLNYVVNADLNKNKTDINLVLKDFDLSPVYPFLKKHVEILNRFNVYKSSGNIDISIENKQWNVKLDLEDIKAQEKEFNIPLNIKLSGIITEKLKDLKITAVANKFNFKDYFIDDLNLDLKLLNDRLNYSLKINSSNLNEKFKNLSLLADGLYSISENKINGNLSSSLNIPNGKLSFSGRISGGLDKYDGSLKISILKDGKETVINPKISGDKDKLVANIDGLNYEINKRIKLNTGDGILIINFNKDDFSKSSGIIEIKDFEIKENELPLIKLKELKGIVKDKSIQFSNLYFEGIAKGYINKLIYNLDNEMLDISVKGELDKRYISQFLKYVILDGKVSFVYGYNGKIDKILEDSELNLIGNNMTLKTPYISNIVSIDKFSIKMKDLLYIDIKGDTRSSFGDSYIQLNGNINPDTKVGAIKITSQVLPVKYQNMFNGVLNTNTDVKIEKDKILINSLNQTTGKIKIEPEFFTKESKEEKPEFLKNINLNVKINTFSPIFVEGSWGKVYAEGKLDITGTAYNPIINGNIRINYGKVDFLKVKYNVDYIDLKIINNKAYVNGRLSTQVSGTYIYVNLSGPDENIKYDFFSTPPKSKDEILTLLLIKQTPEQLASSGLFNILGGVAKILSPFKEESEESGLFGTGFNVNVIPSYNPTQGITFNVYVQKYLTRKIYIGLSRPVGNTLNTFGWYEGGYRFTERSSFVIKFFENNARSGEITFTLPFDF
- a CDS encoding type II secretion system F family protein; translated protein: MPYYNIEAVDREGNVIKKVIEVENEIDIKDLLQRDGLFLVDYKPASDFIVKLKKINPFKRKKIKAVEIVELFENLHLMIKAGVPVSVAINDLSKEMQNKHLKFILEDIYKIITSGGSLYEGFSKYKNVFGDVILTLVKVGEETGGLEKVLKDAAVYLKRIEDIKAKTKQALIYPSFTFVAVLGSMIFWMVYVLPKMLEAFQNFNIDLPITTRILIWMSEFTRKYIVFIIIFIVLFFAVLKILRKNNREIKFHTDRILLKLPVIGIILTYFNYAFISEYMMLMVKAGVNLSRILEVLGNSLGNEVFKRGVINARGLIIGGESLSEAFRKQNLYSPMIIRMLNVGENTGQLEEQLSYISNYYYEKVDYISQNIAKMIEPLLISFVGIFMLIIILGLMGPIYNLISVVGKSQ
- a CDS encoding cupin domain-containing protein, which codes for MSLIIYKHNFNTKFSDEKVVIEKVVDTQNARILLFFLKKGQIIKLHQSPSDVILTVLEGNGRFFIGSKEKYRDLSPGETILYEPNEPHGFEALENLVVQAIITPIPTKKISL
- a CDS encoding TolC family protein is translated as RLSTERFKANIANTLEVLESENNYQSAQLTYLNTLYSYNLKIFDLMNLNGE
- a CDS encoding hemerythrin domain-containing protein — protein: MFEKEIEELIDEHKAINKVLREFEKKLDNFTVLDAENLLNFVLTEVENHAIKEDEIFLPKVLKIYPNYDAESFSFAHSTIREEADYLKQAIKDVNLGKSKEDILKTYAKKLIRMIYDHFLEEENFFFPDIKRIKEKDGKYIMEEIDLKEEKEWL
- a CDS encoding putative Ig domain-containing protein is translated as MKQNKGFSLLEVAIILVIIGVLLSGGITLFNILIKKQQTEKLKNKVDVVYENILSFVSVNKRFPNNLNDLNIDVLDFGTNNLLYRSATTTDICNEAVDHLLTVDDRVSGRVNTRVAFIVFSRGDNKCNQTGDTSGTNFTIERPENNVNCLDNTPGASLPYDDIVRYITIDDLRQQICSSFTITTTSLPDGVMHQAYPTVQIEATNGVKPYTFSLVSGSGSLPPGLTLNSDGTISGTPTQAGTYSFTIQATDSDNKIATKRFSITIQPNKPRITTESLPYGQVNQSYCAVVTASGGKTPYTYTVSGLPPELHYDTNCESCPTNDEGKCINGTPTQSGSFPVSVIVTDSNGDSDSKTLTLVINPELASGGSGSSGSGSGSGSGGGGGGGGGGSGSGSDQVCVYNNTGAKKDFKLTDGTCKAINDQVVAQCIQSTDTGRLYLYASSSGRCTGSQLGYTDYSWAKSKDTNGDGNVNFEQDGSITDR